A window from Telopea speciosissima isolate NSW1024214 ecotype Mountain lineage chromosome 8, Tspe_v1, whole genome shotgun sequence encodes these proteins:
- the LOC122671416 gene encoding phosphoribosylaminoimidazole carboxylase, chloroplastic-like: MLLRCHSAAFCGHRNYFVFGSEFRNQPTYHQRKEVDFPLGVNNRGRAEFGYSSSVQKKSWITHCQASSEGHDSSAEKGDLPVHGLSDIVVGVLGGGQLARMICQAASQIGIKVAVLDPHENCPASALSYYHMVGSFDDSATVQEFAKRCGVLTVEIEHVDAITIEKLEQQGVDCQPKASTIQIIQDKYLQKVHFSKNAIPVPDFLQIDDLESAEKAGDLFGYPLMIKSKRLAYDGRGNAVAHSKEELSSAVAALGGYNRGLYVEKWAPFVKELAVIVARGRDNSISCYPVVETIHQDNICHIVKAPADVPWMVRSLATDIAKKAISSLEGAGVFAVELFLTRDGQILLNEVAPRPHNSGHHTIESCFTSQFEQHLRAVVGLPLGDPSMKTPAAIMYNLLGEEDGEPGFYLANQLIGRAMRIPRASVHWYDKPEMRKQRKMGHVTIVGPSLGIVERWLNSMLSEGSLEDQNFTAPHVGIIMGSDSDLPVMRDAANILNSLGVPIEVRIVSAHRTPELMYSYALSARERGIRIIIAGAGGAAHLPGMVAALTPLPVIGVPVRASSLEGLDSLLSIVQMPRGVPVATVAINNARNAALLATRILAVGDADLQARLVQYQQDMKDDVLRKADKLQKDGWDGYSNP, from the coding sequence ATGCTTCTCCGGTGTCACTCTGCAGCATTCTGTGGTCACCGGAATTATTTTGTGTTTGGCTCAGAATTCAGAAATCAACCTACATATCATCAAAGGAAAGAAGTGGATTTTccattgggagtgaacaatcgAGGAAGGGCTGAGTTTGGATATTCTTCTTCTGTGCAGAAGAAGAGTTGGATCACTCATTGCCAGGCATCTAGTGAAGGTCATGACAGTTCCGCTGAGAAGGGTGATTTACCAGTCCATGGACTCTCCGATATAGTTGTGGGAGTCCTGGGGGGAGGTCAGTTGGCTCGCATGATATGTCAGGCAGCTTCTCAGATTGGCATCAAAGTAGCAGTTTTGGATCCACACGAGAACTGTCCAGCAAGTGCGCTTTCCTATTATCATATGGTTGGAAGTTTTGATGATAGTGCTACGGTTCAGGAATTTGCAAAAAGATGTGGAGTATTGACCGTGGAAATTGAACATGTTGATGCAATTACGATAGAGAAACTTGAGCAACAAGGAGTAGATTGCCAGCCCAAAGCCTCTACCATCCAAATAATCCAAGACAAATATCTCCAGAAAGTTCATTTTTCTAAGAATGCAATTCCAGTTCCTGATTTTTTGCAGATAGACGATCTTGAAAGTGCAGAGAAGGCAGGAGATTTATTTGGTTATCCTCTTATGATCAAGAGCAAAAGGCTAGCTTATGATGGGCGTGGAAATGCCGTTGCTCACAGCAAAGAGGAGCTTTCTTCCGCTGTTGCTGCTCTTGGAGGATATAATCGAGGCTTATATGTTGAGAAGTGGGCTCCATTTGTAAAGGAGCTGGCTGTTATTGTGGCAAGGGGAAGAGACAATTCTATTTCATGCTATCCTGTTGTTGAAACTATTCACCAGGATAATATCTGTCACATTGTTAAGGCACCAGCTGATGTACCATGGATGGTCAGAAGCCTGGCTACTGATATTGCAAAAAAGGCCATTAGTTCATTAGAAGGAGCTGGTGTGTTTGCGGTTGAGTTGTTTTTGACAAGGGATGGCCAAATTTTGCTAAATGAAGTAGCTCCTAGACCTCATAATAGTGGGCATCACACAATTGAATCTTGTTTTACTTCACAATTTGAGCAGCATTTGCGTGCTGTTGTCGGTCTTCCTCTTGGTGATCCATCAATGAAAACACCAGCTGCCATCATGTACAATTTACTTGGCGAAGAGGATGGGGAGCCGGGGTTCTATTTGGCAAACCAGCTGATTGGAAGGGCGATGAGAATTCCTAGGGCTTCTGTTCATTGGTATGATAAGCCAGAAATGCGAAAGCAGAGGAAAATGGGCCATGTCACAATTGTGGGCCCATCTCTGGGCATAGTGGAAAGGTGGTTGAATTCAATGCTAAGTGAAGGAAGTCTGGAAGATCAGAATTTCACTGCTCCACATGTTGGTATTATAATGGGCTCTGATTCTGATCTTCCAGTCATGAGGGATGCTGCAAATATTTTGAATTCTCTTGGTGTGCCGATTGAAGTGAGGATAGTTTCAGCACATCGAACCCCTGAACTGATGTACTCTTATGCTTTGTCAGCCCGGGAACGAGGAATTCGGATTATCATTGCTGGTGCTGGTGGTGCTGCCCACTTGCCTGGTATGGTGGCTGCATTGACTCCATTACCTGTTATTGGTGTTCCTGTACGTGCGTCTTCACTGGAGGGGCTTGATTCTCTCTTATCAATTGTTCAGATGCCAAGGGGTGTTCCTGTTGCAACAGTTGCAATAAACAATGCGAGAAACGCAGCTTTGTTAGCAACTAGGATTTTGGCAGTGGGGGATGCTGATTTACAGGCTAGATTAGTCCAATATCAACAAGACATGAAGGATGATGTCTTGAGGAAGGCCGACAAGCTCCAGAAAGATGGTTGGGACGGATATTCAAATCCTTGA